The proteins below are encoded in one region of Symbiobacterium terraclitae:
- a CDS encoding O-antigen ligase family protein — MTNSLTIRRLGLALVLITIAAGPLFHGYFFPIPTLAATSVLSLSFGVWLYGRRKERIATPLFDGWADRTLLALSGWVILVALWSIYLRGTIDLLLMTISAYLVHLMLRQESSPVTRVWIVRILSASALLVAIAGLLEYSGFFMEYPALGNLLGIEPQRSRIYTLFQYPNTAAAFFVATIVLQNAALIQSRPRAEKLSLAAVSGIIAATFLFTLSRGGILVAPIAVLLLWVGLSREHLVPSLLHLISAVALPAGVAFYPILKAAPADNWAAVLLWAAAAGAVGALATWGLEVVERLPRQARVIALAALVAVLAIGGLAAARTLDGALPRVFGRITQLDASDLTQNARFEYLRDALKLTARRPWGHGGGAWLRTYQQVQTVHYVARDPHSHYALMLVEAGVPGLLLMLAPVALSTYTSFRHRKADPLRWAMAAVALTLAVHAAIDIDLSYYMLWLLLWALLGASQPDPEPRPLKVERPVVFPALLVVSTAVLLLSSSLLTAARAYDRAATAVLLGDNDTALRAGTRAIQLDPLNSQFRTMIPTPENIRRALDLDPRNEELWRFVSDLFEEQGDSEAALAAAQQALQLRPMSINHYERVAQLMVAKMTGFLEKGQTSEAVTIANDLVALGQAVEERGAPSLERQKSTFYAYPALTWTSRLNLAVGKAYLVSGDLPAAQERLAAALEDEQTAADAALWLHALYTRTGDEEALRTLRPLPSETSLSSSLYAALTAIR, encoded by the coding sequence ATGACGAACAGTCTCACGATCCGCCGGCTGGGCCTGGCCCTAGTGCTGATCACGATTGCGGCTGGTCCGCTGTTCCACGGCTACTTCTTCCCCATCCCCACGCTCGCCGCGACGTCGGTGCTCTCCCTCTCGTTCGGCGTTTGGCTATACGGGAGGCGCAAGGAGCGCATCGCCACCCCCCTCTTCGACGGGTGGGCTGATCGTACGCTGCTGGCGCTGAGCGGCTGGGTCATCCTGGTTGCGCTCTGGTCCATCTACCTCCGGGGCACGATCGACCTGCTGCTGATGACGATCAGTGCCTACCTGGTCCATCTCATGCTGCGGCAGGAGAGCAGCCCTGTCACCCGTGTCTGGATCGTCCGGATCCTGAGCGCCTCGGCGTTGCTGGTGGCCATCGCCGGTCTCCTGGAGTACTCTGGCTTCTTCATGGAGTACCCTGCCCTGGGCAACCTGCTCGGCATCGAGCCTCAGCGGTCCCGCATCTACACCCTGTTCCAGTACCCGAACACCGCAGCCGCCTTCTTCGTGGCAACCATCGTGCTTCAGAACGCCGCGCTCATCCAGTCCAGACCGCGGGCCGAAAAGCTGTCGCTGGCCGCCGTCTCCGGGATCATCGCGGCCACGTTCCTCTTCACCCTCTCCCGGGGCGGCATCCTCGTCGCACCCATAGCCGTGCTTCTGCTCTGGGTTGGGTTATCGCGCGAGCACCTGGTCCCCTCGCTCCTCCATCTCATCAGTGCGGTTGCCCTCCCGGCCGGCGTGGCTTTCTACCCGATCCTCAAGGCCGCCCCGGCGGACAACTGGGCCGCTGTGCTGCTCTGGGCTGCGGCTGCGGGTGCGGTCGGCGCCCTTGCCACCTGGGGACTGGAAGTGGTCGAGCGGTTGCCGCGGCAGGCGAGGGTGATTGCCCTTGCAGCTCTGGTTGCCGTCCTGGCCATCGGCGGACTGGCTGCAGCACGGACGCTGGACGGTGCCCTTCCCAGGGTGTTCGGCCGCATCACGCAACTGGACGCCTCTGACCTGACACAAAACGCGCGGTTCGAATACCTGCGGGATGCCCTGAAGCTTACGGCCCGGCGCCCGTGGGGCCACGGCGGCGGGGCGTGGCTGCGCACCTACCAGCAGGTGCAGACGGTGCACTACGTCGCCCGCGATCCGCACAGCCATTACGCCCTGATGCTCGTCGAGGCCGGGGTGCCAGGTCTGCTCCTCATGTTGGCTCCCGTCGCCCTGTCCACGTATACCTCGTTCCGCCACCGGAAGGCGGATCCGCTCCGCTGGGCCATGGCGGCGGTAGCCCTGACGCTGGCCGTACATGCCGCCATCGACATCGATCTGTCGTACTACATGCTCTGGCTGCTCCTCTGGGCGCTGCTCGGAGCCTCTCAGCCCGATCCCGAACCCAGACCTCTCAAGGTGGAACGGCCTGTCGTTTTCCCGGCCCTGCTCGTCGTGTCCACAGCGGTGCTTCTGCTTTCGAGCAGCCTGTTGACGGCCGCGCGCGCCTACGATAGAGCAGCAACGGCCGTCCTCCTTGGCGACAACGACACCGCCCTCAGGGCCGGTACCAGAGCGATTCAGCTCGATCCCCTCAACAGCCAGTTCCGTACCATGATCCCCACCCCTGAGAATATCCGCCGCGCCCTCGACCTCGACCCGCGAAACGAGGAGCTCTGGCGGTTCGTCTCTGACCTCTTCGAGGAGCAAGGCGACTCTGAAGCTGCCCTTGCCGCGGCCCAGCAAGCTCTGCAGCTGCGCCCGATGTCGATCAACCACTACGAACGGGTCGCCCAGCTGATGGTTGCCAAGATGACAGGTTTTCTTGAGAAGGGGCAGACCAGCGAAGCAGTTACCATTGCAAACGACCTAGTCGCTCTCGGGCAAGCCGTGGAAGAGCGGGGGGCACCATCCCTCGAGCGGCAGAAGAGCACATTTTATGCCTACCCTGCGCTGACCTGGACGAGCCGCCTCAACCTGGCCGTGGGCAAGGCGTACTTAGTGTCCGGTGACCTGCCAGCAGCACAGGAAAGGTTGGCTGCAGCTCTGGAAGATGAACAGACCGCCGCCGACGCCGCCCTTTGGCTGCATGCCCTCTACACCCGGACGGGGGACGAGGAGGCTTTGAGAACACTGCGCCCGTTGCCGTCGGAGACGTCACTCAGTTCCAGCCTGTACGCAGCGTTGACTGCCATTCGGTAA
- a CDS encoding polysaccharide biosynthesis protein, whose protein sequence is MLMILFDQVVSVGAVFLALLVRYAFEGRAVPDGVVQAYLWSLPFIIPARVAVFSACGLYRQVWSQASLPELGQIMAATTGDAVLAAIVIYGLVQHWIYPGPFMPRSILIIAWMLNTACIGGSRLVLRLRREWLLTRKSAAGMQHPTLVFGAGDAGALICREIKRHGESGYRVVGFLDDDPAKQGMRVAGVPVLGSRKDLGRIVKQHKITHLIIAMPSAKGRAVREISSLALDLGVHVKVLPGLYELVEGRVSVSQIRDVQIEDLLGREEVSVDLEAIAAYLSGETVLVTGAGGSIGSELCRQIAQFGPRRLVLLGHGENSIYDIHLELREKYPDLDLVPVIADVKDKARIDTVFDEFRPGVVFHAAAHKHVPLMEMNPTEAIKNNVFGTLNVAQAADRVGVGRFVMLSSDKAVNPTSVMGATKRAAELVIQWLNRQSKTVFVAVRFGNVLGSRGSVVPLFQRQIAAGGPVTVTDPRMVRYFMTIPEAVQLVIQAGAMGTGGEVFVLDMGEPVKIVDLARDLIRLSGYEPDVDIPIVFTGARPGEKLYEELLTTEEGTRATSHERIFIAPDSSSDVSIDGLLADLWCDVDTGCVENDRLVSLVNSYNRERRHAPLRG, encoded by the coding sequence ATGCTGATGATCCTGTTTGACCAGGTTGTCTCCGTCGGTGCCGTCTTCCTGGCGCTGCTCGTCAGGTATGCCTTCGAGGGACGGGCGGTGCCCGACGGGGTGGTGCAGGCGTACCTGTGGTCGCTGCCCTTTATCATCCCGGCCAGGGTGGCGGTTTTTTCAGCCTGCGGGCTGTACAGGCAGGTGTGGTCTCAGGCCAGCCTTCCCGAGTTGGGGCAGATCATGGCCGCCACGACGGGCGACGCCGTGCTGGCGGCCATCGTGATTTACGGCCTGGTCCAGCACTGGATCTACCCGGGACCGTTCATGCCCCGGAGCATCCTGATCATCGCGTGGATGCTGAACACGGCCTGTATTGGCGGTTCGCGGCTGGTTCTGCGCCTGCGGCGCGAGTGGCTGCTTACCCGCAAATCGGCTGCAGGCATGCAGCATCCTACCCTGGTCTTCGGTGCTGGCGACGCAGGTGCCTTGATCTGTCGCGAGATCAAGCGCCATGGCGAGTCCGGCTACCGGGTGGTCGGCTTCCTGGATGATGATCCTGCCAAGCAGGGCATGCGGGTGGCCGGTGTGCCGGTTCTGGGGTCGCGGAAGGACCTCGGGCGCATCGTGAAGCAGCACAAGATCACGCACCTGATTATCGCTATGCCGAGTGCCAAGGGAAGGGCGGTGCGGGAGATCTCCAGCCTCGCACTCGACCTGGGGGTTCACGTCAAGGTGTTACCCGGTCTGTACGAACTGGTGGAGGGCAGGGTCTCGGTCTCGCAGATCCGGGATGTGCAGATCGAGGATCTGCTGGGCCGCGAGGAGGTCTCAGTGGACCTCGAGGCCATCGCTGCCTACCTCTCCGGCGAGACCGTGCTGGTAACGGGCGCCGGTGGCTCCATCGGGTCGGAGCTGTGCCGGCAGATCGCCCAGTTTGGTCCGCGCAGACTTGTGTTGCTGGGCCATGGAGAGAACAGCATCTACGATATCCACCTGGAACTGCGGGAGAAGTACCCCGATTTGGACCTGGTTCCCGTCATCGCCGATGTCAAGGACAAGGCCCGCATCGATACAGTGTTCGACGAGTTCCGGCCTGGCGTCGTGTTCCACGCTGCGGCACACAAGCACGTGCCGCTGATGGAGATGAACCCGACCGAGGCCATCAAGAACAACGTGTTCGGCACGCTGAACGTTGCCCAGGCCGCCGACCGCGTGGGCGTGGGCCGCTTCGTCATGCTCTCCTCCGACAAGGCGGTGAACCCAACGAGCGTGATGGGCGCGACCAAGCGCGCCGCCGAACTGGTGATCCAGTGGCTGAACCGGCAGAGCAAGACGGTCTTCGTGGCTGTCCGCTTCGGCAACGTGCTCGGAAGCCGCGGCAGCGTGGTGCCGCTCTTCCAGCGGCAGATCGCTGCCGGCGGGCCGGTGACGGTGACAGACCCGCGAATGGTCCGCTACTTCATGACGATCCCCGAGGCGGTTCAGTTGGTTATCCAGGCTGGGGCCATGGGCACTGGCGGCGAGGTGTTCGTGCTTGACATGGGAGAGCCGGTGAAGATCGTCGACCTGGCGCGAGACCTGATCCGGCTCTCGGGGTACGAGCCCGATGTGGACATCCCGATCGTCTTCACCGGCGCGAGGCCGGGGGAGAAACTGTATGAGGAACTGTTGACCACGGAAGAAGGGACCCGGGCGACGAGTCACGAGCGCATTTTCATCGCACCGGATTCATCAAGTGACGTGTCAATCGACGGTCTGCTAGCGGACCTGTGGTGCGATGTAGACACGGGTTGTGTAGAGAATGACAGGCTGGTGAGCTTGGTAAACTCGTACAACCGGGAACGGCGGCATGCTCCCCTTCGAGGTTAG